The following coding sequences are from one Panicum hallii strain FIL2 chromosome 5, PHallii_v3.1, whole genome shotgun sequence window:
- the LOC112892245 gene encoding thioredoxin F, chloroplastic-like, with amino-acid sequence MALRLSISSSHGPASSPAISTCRPGACRRFPALLGGSAASQKRSLTVMTGSEMRGVTSVRSSSLETTSVGAEAVTGQVTEVSKDTFWPIVKAAGDKVVVLDMYTQWCGPCKVMAPKFQEMSEKNLDVVFLKLDCNQDNKPLAKELGIKVVPTFKILKDGKVVKEVTGAKIDELAHAIETVKSS; translated from the exons ATGGCTTTACGCCTCTCCATCTCCTCGTCTCACGGGCCGGCCTCCTCGCCGGCCATCTCCACATGCCGGCCGGGCGCCTGCAGGCGCTTCCCAGCCTTGCTTGGTGGCTCGGCAGCGTCCCAGAAGAGGAGCCTGACGGTGATGACAGGCTCTGAGATGAGGGGAGTGACCTCCGTGCGGTCGAGCAGCTTGGAGACGACGTCGGTGGGAGCTGAGGCAGTTACCGGACAGGTCACGGAGGTGAGCAAGGACACCTTCTGGCCAATCGTCAAGGCAGCAGGAGACAAGGTTGTTGTCCTTGACATGTACACTCAATG GTGCGGCCCTTGCAAGGTGATGGCACCAAAATTCCAGGAGATGTCGGAGAAGAACCTCGATGTTGTTTTCCTCAAGCTCGATTGCAACCAGGACAACAAG CCTCTTGCGAAAGAGCTTGGCATAAAGGTTGTGCCAACATTCAAGATTCTCAAGGATGGGAAGGTTGTCAAGGAGGTTACTGGTGCCAAGATCGATGAATTAGCTCATGCCAT